One Parasteatoda tepidariorum isolate YZ-2023 chromosome 1, CAS_Ptep_4.0, whole genome shotgun sequence genomic window, AATCCAATGTTTGAGATGAAACAAATAATGTGTGATAGAaatcaaatagaattttaaggACTTGAATCCTGTTTTGTTCGGTATAGTTCATAAAATAGgaataattcaaaaacagaTAAAATGGTGATAAGTCAACATggatttatcattaattaatttaaatatttctctgtTTTCATTCAATGTTAGAGATAAAACATATATGTGATAGAATTCTAATAGAATTTCAAGAAATTGAACCTTATTTTGTCCGTTATAATTTATCGAATTGTAATACGTCATGAATGGTGATTAGTCAACATGGATTTACCACTAATTAATTTCAGTGTTTCAATCCaaagtttatggtaaaataaaaaatgtgtgatACATATCAAATAGGATTTTAAAGAActgaaccatatttttttcgttatagttcataaaatatgaagagtttttaaatggattaattaattactggatttatcatttattgttttaaataattctttgttttaatcCAATGTGTGTGATAAAGCAAATAATGTGTGATACAACTCttacatagttttaagaaaactgAACCATACTTTCTCCGTATTTATCCAATGATTtccacatttattaaaaatgcaaaatgatgaAGAGACACATATAGTTTCTtgcgaagaaaaagaaaatgatccTTGTATTTAGTACAGTGATATCATTTATTGCACTCAGAGGAAAATATGTCGGTGAACCACATATGGTGACGCAAACACGTATAATGAACAAACATCAAAACACTTATATATAGAAAGTGTAATtccattaataacataaattatccGGTCCACTGTGGGTGCATCTAAGGAAATAACAAGCTCTTAAAGGTGAATTTGGAATGGAAAAAGCATGGGAAAAGTTCTCATAGAAAGTGCTCATTGGTGTGATTTTTAGCTCCTGGTACAGTAAGAAGAGAAGATTGCTGGTTTGGGTCAAATGTAACTTCACCAGACGGCCACGACACATGGTCAATCTGAGGACTTAGGCATGGAGTCCTTGCCTCTGGTGTGATGGCCTCAGCATTCAGTCTGTCCATTTTGAAGCCTTTACCACCACCTGTACTCGTTTCGTCCATTCCTGTGCCGTTGTGGCGTCTGCAACAAAGCACAACGCGAAAAGCTTCCTTAAAGTCTCTGTTTAAGTATGCATAAATGCACGGATTGAAGGATGAGTTAAAGTATCCCAACCATGTAATGGCACTGCGAATTTCGTAACTAAGGTAACATTCTGTACAGTAAGCGAGAATAACGTACATTAAGAAGAAGGGTAACCAACACACACAAAACACTCCCATGACGATACCCAATGTCCTGATCGCCTTCGTGTCTGTCACCACCTGCTTGGATCTCCTTCTTAAGCTCCTTCGCATTCCTTGAGCATTGACGCCTTGCAAAGATCGCTCCAGTTGCTTGATTTCTCTGGCTTGGTGCTCAGCGACCATCAATATTCGAAAATAGACGTAGAACATTATGGGTAATGGTAAGTAAAATGACGTCATAGAAGAGATGGTGGCGTAAATGTGATTGACAGTCAGAGAACACTGAGTACTGGGTTGAAATATACTTACAGGCTGGTCACTGTACCATCCCATAAATATAGGAATGAAAGATATGGCGGCACTGCACATCCATACGAAAGCGATCACAAGTCCTATTCGCCTTCGTGACACTAGGGCTCGATATCGGAACGGTTTCGTGATGGCCCAGTATCTGTCCAGAGCGATAACACACAAATGTAAAATGGATGCAGTGCAGCACATGACGTCACAGGATATCCACAAATGGCAAGCGATTGGACCGAACCTCCATTGTCTGTCGAGGTCGTAGAGGATTAAGAATGGCATGACTAGTGAAGCTACTGTAATGTCCGCAGTTGCTAAGCTGGCAAGTAACACGTTGGTTATGGATCTCAACCGACGAAATTTTGTGACCACCACCAAGACTAAAACGTTGCCGGTCAATGTCGTTGAGACTAGCATAGAACATATTATTCCGCCGAAGATCCTTAAGGCGAGCTCTCCGCCTTCCACTTGATTCAAGTGCAAACCTAGAAAACAAAGAGGCGATTGTTAGTACTTTGAAACGAAAGCAcgaaagatataaatttttgatcagTTTTGGGGCTTGTTTAATAATCATATAGCTTAAAATTGCAACAACCTTAATATGATGCTAAATTAAACCGCATATTGTTCTTCGTCTTAAACATGGTTGTAGGAGAAAATAATCctctaagtatttcttgagaaattaaaaaaaaagtcaaaaacttAAAGTGTCTCTTCAATTATTGTATTATAGTTTACTAAATGTAGATAATTTGGaattatttcatgtatttcATGTAAATAAAGTTTCCATAATGCCAGATGTgtcttctttcaaaattaagcataatttgtATCAATAAGAGTATAGCTAATTATTACGGTTTTCCATAACAGATAAGTATATTGGTTAATATTTTTCGTGNCGGTCAATGTCGTTGAGACTAGCATAGAACATATTATTCCGCCGAAGATCCTTAAGGCGAGCTCTCCGCCTTCCACTTGATTCAAGTGCAAACCTAGAAAACAAAGAGGCGATTGTTAGTACTTTGAAACGAAAGCAcgaaagatataaatttttgatcagTTTTGGGGCGTGTTTAATAATCATATAGCTCAAAATTGCTGCAACCTTAATATGGTGCTAAATTAAACCGCATATCGtacttttgagaaatttttaaaaaaatgtcaaaaacttaaAGTGTCTCTTCAATTATTGTAGAATAGTTTACTAAATGTAGATAATTTGGaattatttcatgtatttccaatttgtatttatacataACAAGGTGAATACCTGTTCGTCGTACggtaggggaaaaaaaagaatcaatgaATTAGTACTAAACAACAGTACAAAACTGTAAGACCAGTATCGACATAAataacaaagttaaaataatttcaatctttttttacttattattgttGACTTTCTCGGTGGCTTTGCTTtcttatattaagaaaaatacctACTTAATTGTTCATCTCATCAAAATAAAGGCTAACTATATTCGGTATCATCTGGCAAAATGCTGTTTCTCGAGGCAactcatgatatttaaaattcatcacAATCAGGGTACTTTCTCCTGTACTTATATCTTCGAGGGACCGTAAAAACCTATTTCCTTAGTATCTATCATAAAAAttcccgtagtggactgatcgtaaagacacagtTCCCCTACGTCAAGCAGCATAAGAgaatgggtgaccactttgataaGCTTGCGAAGGAACCGGGAAtacgcggtatcggtcctcgttaaactgttctacagtaaagtgctcgacttcacacagatcgtcgggctatcaaatcccctctgcagaggatcaaaattgcgatggcatgtcttcgaatcatcctacgggatgtttcccagaccgtcaccaattgcccattgtgcagctctagtgtgacgtaaataaagtatctacctatcataaaaatgtacagTATTGATGCAACTTTTATAATCACCAAATTTggtcacaaaatattttgtacttacataaaagtttaattgatACATATTAAAACTGCGCTATTTTCCATAATGTgtcttctttcaaaattaagcataatttgtATCAATAACAGTATAGCTAATTATTACGGTTTTCCGTAACAAATAAGTATATTGTCTTATCTTTTGAGTACATTAGTATTTCTTAGCCTTTCATAAGccagctttttttatttgatttagtaCCCGTTCccaaaataattaagcatcGTTGAAgtcaataataaattgtttaaattttacgcTCTTTTGAATGCTAAACCAATGCTCGCTAAACGTATaagaaaataccattttttaattgtctctgaataaaaaatatagttaaaaaatcgaaaatcgAGCTTCGACCTTTGCTTACAACTGTACTAATTTAGTTTCATGTCGAATGCCATATTTTGGAGCCTACGGCTTAACTGCCCCCATTATACAGACACACAagcacaaattatttattttatcttatatatagattataaaacatcaattttatatgtaatttttttaatataatttttattcaagtcttgaaataacaaataaattaaaaagagatcataattttaaaggaaaaccatattttactttattatataaactatccaatttgcacaattttttttcaaaccgtaaataaattgcatttaatatcACTAACGAGAATACTTATATAAAAATCTTGCAtctcaaaatttatgtaaattcttgaagaaaataaaattaatcccTTTCTTGCAATAATCATCTTGATTATTCatcataattaactttttaaaaaaattcagtggtAGATTAAGACTTTTATCACTAATTAAGAGAAATGTGCGCTGTTCAGATTtacttctcatttttttaaaattttttcgttgaTCTTTGaacaactgaaaaaaagttgtctttacttaaagttttgaaagaggaaaactaattcaattttttaagccTCATTAAGGAactggacatttttttttttttaccatacctTAGTTTGTCTGATCCAatcatttcaaaactatttacgagaaagatatttgtttttcatgcaggtaattatgaaattaattaacagCATTTCTTTAGAAAGGAGAACCATgctatcaaaaaattatttatgttggtATTTATTTGGTTGATACGATATTCTTCTCAAATCAACACAGCATTTGCATCATATTAAACTGATGCAAATTTAGTTATCCGAATTAATGTGCtagaagaaatgaaataaatctacacggagaaaaaagtAAGATCAAAACAAGTGAAATATGATTTAACTtcgtgtttctggttctatagaaaaaaacaaagcacaacaaagcaaaaatagcacgttaatttttaccgacgcgctttgataatgattttgattaaaacaataaaatattgtttgatacTATAcgttaaaatttcgtaattttatcatagtaTCTTAAAGAATTGCATCAAAACATTTATCGgtgaaatttacatttcaattttgtatttttactaaatatgtggtaataagaagcTGTGATAATAAGAAgctgtgataataagaactgtaattttgaaaacccgaATTTTCGGTATACCGGttacggaaaaattaccaaattaatggtttaaatattctatattttggttttattataagaattgttatttttttaaccagtcTTTAAACCatctggtaattttaccagattttttttctccgtgtggtttaaagtttaatgtattgttttttcaacaaaaaaagtaatttagtgaataatacgatacaaaaaattagttataaatttttcaaatatatttttaactttcgtaTATggaaacaaggttttttttaaaaaatctcaaatggCAGATTATGAACAGTTACAGcagaaaacaagtaaaaagaaagaatacagTACAAaaggaaatacaaaaaaatatgctgaaataGAGTTCATTAATCTAACATATGTCTAGCCTCCCAATAATTCTTGCCTAGAGCAGGGCAGTGGAGTAGAAGTGCGGAGTCCATGACCTCTCCAGAGCTGCACAGAGTGCATATGGGGGAAGGGACAATTTTGAGTCCATAAAGATGGTTTCTTGGGCAGTCATGTCCAGTTGCTAGGCGGAATTCGGCGACTGCTCTTCACCTTGGGCCATTACACAAATTTGGGATAGCATTCTTCCAGGACTTTTGGGAAACACGGTTATAGAGTTCTTCATGAGCGCGGgctttaatagatattttaataagatttttaatagtATGGAAGGGAATAGGACGAGAAATTTTTGGCATAACTAAAACACCTTTTTTAGTCAGAAAGTCGGCTTTCTCGTTGCCTGGAACTCCACAGTGGGCAGGAACCCACTGGAGtactatatttttctcaaatgatgCCAGGTTCTTAAGACGATAACGGCAATTCAATGAGTCCTATGTTATGAGATTATTATCAGAAACGATAGCCAACAGAGCAACTCTAGAACCGCTGATGATTTGTCCTCTTGTGAATTTTTCCTAGGGGCATTGCAGCTAGGATAGAGCTGTGCGGATCGCAGCAATTTCTCCGTCAAACGCAGTACCCCACAGGGACATAGGAAGAAAAAATGTCGCAGAAAACTCCGACACCGGCGTTAGGGTGCAACAGTTTAGAAACAAGGTTTAAACATAGACTTATAATGTAGATAGACTGTTCAAAATGCATTCATCAATGCTGAAGCTAGAAACTCCGTCATATGACTAGTTCATCTGTTCGCGATTTTCCGATCAAAACGTATTCCAGTGAAAGCGTGTAAAGATGATTTTCTTCTAAAAGTGGTTGGCGGTTGTGATTCTTGGCTTCGCCAGCTTTAGGTGATATATGtctattaaaatcttttatctaAAGTTTTCGAAACACAaaagaggaaattaaaaataattctgaccAACATGGCCAAGAAGAAACAGTATTCTCcgactgaaatttttatgagaatgATTGCATTTTGATTGAAGAAAAATCATCGGAGGACGGTGtgctaaattttgaagaatataattatCTGACACAAATTCGACAAAGAACacagctaatattttttttaaactttaaagaaaatcagAGCCCTAAATGATTTCACAAATATATTACATTCAAACCCagttttcgaaagaaaaaaaaatagttcaatatttttagttttagttagtTTAGTTCTATTTTGTTCACAGACAACACCGTTCATCCTAGAAAATGTTCGATTCGGAGACGCATAAATATTCATAGCgctctttcatttcaaaaaacgTTTTCAAATATTGACATACTTTAAtgcatcatatttttaaagaaacttgtGAACccattatttgaaacattttacgaACTTATTGTTTCGTGAAACGTTGATATGTTTTTATGCATCATATTCTGATGAAAACTTGCAATTCTATTATTTGCAACATTTAGTGAACTCATTAGTTCAGTAAACCTTTATgcatcatattttgaaaaaaaatttggattagatTGTCGTTATCTTGTGAGtactgaatatttaaatattttgaatttatcggAAAAAAGTATATCTGAATTGATATGTGTTCAAATACAAAagattcaataaattgttattacgCGTAGTAGAACACTACAGCATTGTTGATCAGTAAGGAATCAACTCGTTAATGTAATGCCGAGTTAACTCGTCATCGATCAACAACGTTTGGCATTATTTagaatgctttacttttatatttaattacaaaataataaccGGTGACATTACATAGTTTCTATGTAAAATTGCCGGTCTACAAAGTCTTAAATATTATAGTGAACATTTTCCAACAATAAGAAAGAACGGTGTgttacaaaaattctttaactattaaaacagataattaactagttaaatatatcaaattatacaGACAAGTGGAATTTTTCAAGTTCCTTAATGATATTACATACTTTATATAATCTCAATCACGCTAAGTTAGTAAATCACTGaatttattagataattaattttacacgTATTAAAGAGAACGTAAGCATAAGAAATTAATCTTAACGATTGACGAAATAGCATTtcctttgttttgttttaattaacatGATAATCTCGTTACTGATGTTGACATTACAAGATCGAGATCTTAATTTGTAAAACTTATGTCTAGTTTCCTTCGTGTCTATTTTTTTCCAAGCTAAACGACGTAAAAAAGACTGTTGACTTCAAAAGAATGTTTATATCCCGTAAATCAAAAAGAACTggtaaattcatttcatttctagATTTCTTAAACAGTAAAGTGAAAggctttactattttttataataaattattctctaCTGTTTACTTACTATTGcagaaacattaattattaagaaatattaccGAAATTATGATCAAGAAACAGTTTTCTATACATGTTGTGAATGTCATAAATTTTTGGCATTCTGGCATATATTTCTCCTTTCAAAAATAAGGTAAATATGAACTGCTTTTACTACCAGCTGTTTTCTTTCCCAGGGAACAAACAGCCCGGTTATTCATCGATacagttgttgttgttaatttacgtcgcactagagctgcacaatgggctattggcgacggtctgggaaacatcccggaggatgatccgaagacatgccatcacaattttgatcctctgcggaggggatggcacccccgcttcggtagcccgacgacctgcgagcgaagtcgagcactttgcggtagcacagtttaacgaggaccaataccgcataccctcggtccctacgtagactgatccaagtggtcacccacccgcacactgaccacagcccgtgatgcttgacttcggtgatctgctgggaaccgcgtcttaacgatcagttcactgcgggactcaTCGATAcagattaataatatatattgataactgataattttagatttcataGATTAATAAACCTCTGTTTGTTtggaaaaatagaataatgaCTTCAACTAACGTCATATGATTTACCGTTACTATAACGACCAATCATGTTTAgtttctacctttttttttctattttaacaaactgtattttgtttattttcatctgCTTCGtgatattaattgttttaccTGCGGGTGCTTTTTTGTTgttcatctttattttaaagctatcgTTATATAGTTatcgttgtattttaaagctattGTTATACCTTTTCCGTTGCTATgttaaccattatttttttaagaatttttgatatGACAAAGGAAGAGAAAGACGGAATCCTCGTTTTTAGAGAATACGTGGTCTGAAAAATaacccaaaaaaaaatttttttttgaagattatttttaaatgagtctagttaaaaaaaaatttagagaaagctattaacataatattgtttcaatGCGAAAATTAAATGATGTGTTAACAACTTGGTAAGAATTTACATGATGTGGTGCTCTGGtcgtttaatattaaaaaaacaggataaattagctttttttttcccttttcctcTAAAAAACAATTCGCAAAAGAAATTTGAGACTTCGTTTCCATTAAggacaaactttaaaaatattgcgatTGTGCTTTAGTATGCTATGCTCCAATATTCGctaaatgaattcaaaaaattcgGATCATCTGTCGTTTCTttctgtttaacttttttttcttttcagtcccacagtgaactgatcgtaaagacatggTTTCCAGTGGAGTACCGAAGTCGAGCATCACTGACTATGGTCAGTTAGCAGGTGGGGGACAACTTTGATGAGCCTGCGCGGAAACCGAGAGTGCGCGGTAtctgtcctcgttaaactgttttaccgtaaagtgctcgactgcGCTCTcaagtcgtcgggctaccaaagcaaggGAGCCTCCCCTCTGAATCCAGAGGAAGCGATGGCATCTTCGGATTATCctcctcggggatgtttcccaatAGCTCATTGAGTatctctagtgcgacgtaaataaagtgcctaccttctttctaaaaatttgaaactaatacTAAAGTAACAGATTGAATTATGAAACACACATTACTCTTATGTAAAGCAATCAttgtaatataaaagaaaattttcattcaacaCACAtacttaaattcataaatttcatttgaataaaacacatttttagattaaaatatactaCGTCATTCCTAAaactaaacacatttttatatctataGCATCTCTGGATATCGTCAATAGcttcaaaatatatctttaaaaaaggcCTCCTCACACGCTTTGCAGAATACCCACgttctagaaatattttatgcaaagaaCACCTAGAAAAAGCTATTACTTTCAGGGTACAAAATTCCACTTTTTTGAAATCTGTACGTGCACTATGCTTTCACATGATTTAGCAACAACAAAGTCGCCTAAAGAATATACTTCTTTGGTGCCGTTTCAGGGCTTATAAGTTGtatggaaaatttgaatttaaactcTTGACTTTCAAAAGAGCTGTGgtagttcataaataaataaattgtatgtcGAATTATTTTGAACTTGTTTTTGGAGACGCTATGtaaacctctcatggttagcttGACGGTGGAATTTCGACAACCGATGgtctaacatttatttaattttatgattactaAATGctttagcaaataaaatttttaaacgacataaatatgaaaagattTATCCTGCATAAGCGCATGATCTCTTTTGACCTCTCCCCGCAGTGAAAACTCTCATGGGGTGAGATTTGGAGATGTTGGTGGCAAGGCAAAGGTGCATTGTCAGCAGTAGATACGCGATTGATCCTCCGTTGTGGCAATGTATTACTGAGAGGTCATTGTTTGTCTCTGTCAGATTCTATCTTTGCAGAAGCGCTACTTGCTTATATTACCTCTGCATAcatgtacagtgagcaaaataaaaaacagagcCCTGAATATCTcgagggggtgacttcaaatatgctatttaattagtgcaaacaatattttaagttacgatatcagacataaaaacgcactttctctgaataaacatactttttttctttacggattcggatttttgatccCAAAAATATAGGGCGTGGGAAATAGGGTCCCCGttgtttggtcaggagagtgagCCAAAGTTCGAAccccctaatgttaattttattttatgcgtaTTTCGAAATATATGGAGAacttttgaagcaaattaaaaaatttttgcacacaattataaaattcgtttgtctaaaaataattccgtgccaaaatcaaatttttgtatatatttattagtttttataattttatttagtaataattgaaaatttttttttattgtaaggtataaaatgctttaaactagtggtacttatatttattatgaattatctAGGAAAATTAGGAATCTTAAAGATAAATTCATTGTTACTGTAGTGGATAaagcttcaaataatttttgtaatatgcgtaaatatttttttaaaaaattgattattggaGAATATAGtgcaaataatacttatttaaaattaaaagaagattaaaaagttattgaaaagagaattattgcatttagtaaaaaattaaaattcaggtTATAGGATTACATTATCCTATTTATTTCCTATtgtcaaatttcataaaaatccgataaaatttagatttatagcATGTGGCACTAATTGTTACAATTCTGATATTAGTAAAAGgctttttagttttctaagaattattttgcttaaaattaaagaagagaaaaatattgttataaatagtaATGCTGAAGTTTtggattatattaataattatgatatttccagcattaatacttttgatttcgaaaatttgtaTACAAGTATACCACATGATAAGATTATTGAGATTTGTAAAGGTATTTTTGATgggtatttatttaatgagaaaattgataAGTCTAATTTGTTGGATTTATGTGGGTTTAACCTATTTgagaatgttctttttaatggtttagatttttatcaacaaattattggaattccACAAGGTAATTCCTTTTCTGGTGCCTTTGCTAATATTTTCCTGCATTTTTCTGAAGCTAAATTTCTTGAGCATAatgaatttaatgctttttttagatgatgctttttttagatgatttgattttgtttaattgtgataattataattttatttatagtatttatccTGGAGATTTGGTCTTGAAGAAAACTAATGAANAAAGAAAAgcttttgaatttaaagttatttttttctgtaactttaatgctaatttgtgaaataaaatttttaaaaatttggttttatcgCAATTGGTTAGGATTGAAAATATATGcaataatgttgaaagttttcgggaagctgtgaataattttttaaataatttgagtaataatgatttttcttttaatttttgtaaagtaaattttttaattaagaaaatgattgaagaattccagatttttatattttctttgcttAACAGGGTGCAATTCAAGTCTTaactgagcagccccagttgagcattctattaatttgcTACGTATCACTTtcttgaattcttttttctcaatcTGCGCAATGTAATAGAGGGCGctgttttctttagttttactGTTTCCTTTTCATTCAGTGTGCTTATGAAATCGATGTTTGACCTGGTTAAAGTgagttttgagtttt contains:
- the LOC107437975 gene encoding D(1) dopamine receptor yields the protein MRAFDASYMAGGMDAYALRNNGSASMSPGTEVPQPSPLYEDRDEESEGLHLNQVEGGELALRIFGGIICSMLVSTTLTGNVLVLVVVTKFRRLRSITNVLLASLATADITVASLVMPFLILYDLDRQWRFGPIACHLWISCDVMCCTASILHLCVIALDRYWAITKPFRYRALVSRRRIGLVIAFVWMCSAAISFIPIFMGWYSDQPVSIFQPSTQCSLTVNHIYATISSMTSFYLPLPIMFYVYFRILMVAEHQAREIKQLERSLQGVNAQGMRRSLRRRSKQVVTDTKAIRTLGIVMGVFCVCWLPFFLMYVILAYCTECYLSYEIRSAITWLGYFNSSFNPCIYAYLNRDFKEAFRVVLCCRRHNGTGMDETSTGGGKGFKMDRLNAEAITPEARTPCLSPQIDHVSWPSGEVTFDPNQQSSLLTVPGAKNHTNEHFL